The Triticum aestivum cultivar Chinese Spring chromosome 7B, IWGSC CS RefSeq v2.1, whole genome shotgun sequence genome window below encodes:
- the LOC123161160 gene encoding putative protein FAR1-RELATED SEQUENCE 10: MDLFVPQEGDSEKSHGQMEGADVARPIESQASISVAEGDISRAGDLCSGGGNAGSVGEGPLLQVCSEATSGWTRRVRIRKAHAERELNPNRKSALELSMRAFISKRDGNVVNPAVGTSFDSLDEAYQFYNLYSWEAGFGIRYSKSRLNVERMKCMQEIVCGCAGKPERENTRSTRCGCAARIKLVRSDDNGWYISEHGPLHNHSLSSTCGEKMHWPSHRLIDRYTKDLVRQLRENNVSLGKVFASLVRGWVGGGLLEKMRQ; this comes from the exons ATGGACCTGTTCGTGCCGCAGGAGGGCGATTCAGAAAAGAG CCATGGGCAGATGGAGGGTGCTGATGTTGCGCGCCCTATAGAGTCCCAGGCATCTATCAGCGTCGCCGAGGGCGACATCAGCCGTGCCGGAGACCTCTGCAGCGGCGGCGGAAATGCTGGATCTGTAGGCGAGGGCCCGCTTTTGCAAGTGTGCTCAGAGGCTACCAGCGGATGGACACGCAG AGTAAGGATCAGGAAAGCCCATGCGGAGCGAGAGCTAAATCCTAACCGGAAAAGTGCTCTTGAACTATCGATGAGGGCGTTCATAAGTAAACGAGATGGCAATGTAGTCAACCCAGCAGTCGGCACTTCATTTGATTCACTGGATGAGGCGTATCAATTCTACAATTTGTATTCGTGGGAGGCTGGATTTGGCATAAGGTATTCGAAAAGCAGGCTAAATGTGGAGAGGATGAAGTGCATGCAGGAGATTGTATGTGGATGCGCG GGTAAACCGGAAAGGGAGAATACAAGATCAACTAGGTGCGGCTGTGCTGCCAGGATTAAGCTAGTGAGGTCGGATGACAATGGATGGTATATTTCAGAGCACGGGCCTCTTCACAACCACTCTCTCTCGAGTACTTGTGGCGAGAAAATGCACTGGCCTTCACACAGGCTCATTGATCGCTACACTAAAGATCTTGTTAGGCAGCTGAGAGAAAACAATGTTAGCCTTGGAAAAGTTTTTGCCTCTCTGGTGCGTGGGTGGGTGGGAGGAGGATTGTTGGAGAAGATGAGGCAGTAA